In Oscillatoria acuminata PCC 6304, a single window of DNA contains:
- a CDS encoding LysR family transcriptional regulator, with translation MRLEQLQAFMAIADTGSFQQAARRCGVTQSTISRQIQSLEAELGLPLFHRSAQAKLTLPGERFFPHARKICQEWQTAQEELSNLLEGKQPELCVAAIHSVCAYYLPPILRKFCRQYPEVQLRVTALGSDRALKVLKDGLVDLAIVMNNRLLTSSAEMVVDILYNESIQVLMAATHPLAQYDPVPWEELARYPQVVFKDGYGMQRLVQDIFAKYNLTLRAVLELNTPDAFRGVVQEGDMVALLPESALVEARYDPKLAIRSLPPAAQLDSLATPSPLNGIYPTLTGDSCWNRQVVIVTTSDRLQIPPIQHFWQLVHDFLPIKVAPG, from the coding sequence ATGCGCCTAGAGCAGTTACAAGCTTTTATGGCAATTGCTGATACGGGTAGCTTTCAACAAGCGGCCCGCCGATGCGGGGTCACCCAATCTACAATTAGCCGTCAAATCCAGTCTCTTGAAGCAGAATTGGGCTTGCCATTATTTCATCGCAGTGCTCAGGCCAAATTAACCTTGCCGGGAGAGCGATTTTTCCCCCATGCCCGCAAAATTTGTCAGGAATGGCAAACTGCACAAGAGGAACTAAGCAATTTATTAGAAGGGAAACAGCCAGAACTCTGCGTCGCGGCAATTCACTCGGTTTGTGCCTATTATTTACCTCCTATTTTACGAAAATTTTGTCGGCAGTATCCAGAGGTGCAGTTACGAGTGACGGCATTAGGCAGCGATCGCGCCTTAAAAGTCCTGAAAGATGGTCTCGTGGATCTGGCGATCGTCATGAATAACCGCCTCTTAACCTCTAGTGCAGAGATGGTCGTTGATATTCTCTACAATGAATCAATTCAAGTGTTAATGGCAGCCACTCATCCCCTAGCTCAATATGACCCCGTACCCTGGGAAGAATTAGCTCGGTATCCTCAAGTTGTCTTTAAAGATGGTTATGGAATGCAGCGGTTGGTTCAAGATATTTTTGCTAAATACAACCTAACCTTGCGGGCGGTGTTGGAGTTAAATACTCCCGATGCATTTCGGGGGGTTGTTCAGGAGGGGGACATGGTGGCGCTGTTGCCTGAATCGGCCTTAGTTGAAGCCCGTTACGACCCGAAACTTGCTATTCGCTCTCTACCCCCTGCGGCTCAACTGGATTCCCTTGCCACCCCCTCCCCATTGAATGGAATTTACCCGACATTGACCGGGGATTCTTGTTGGAATCGGCAAGTGGTGATTGTTACAACGAGCGATCGCCTCCAAATTCCCCCCATCCAACACTTTTGGCAACTGGTTCATGACTTTTTGCCGATCAAGGTTGCACCGGGTTAA
- the ltrA gene encoding group II intron reverse transcriptase/maturase: MTVAMNTVKTSLKTTETWNAIPWTKVQRKVFKLQKRIFQAAKSGQDAKARRLQKLLTSSYYARLLAVRKVTQDNQGKKTAGIDGVKSLKPKQRLELAKDLGKHSKAKALRRVWIPKPGRDEKRPLGIPIIRDRAEQALVKQALEPEWEARFEGTSYGFRPGRSAHDAIGRIYASINQGSYYVLDADITKCFDKINHEYLLSKLDCCLQHRRQIKQWLKAGVVDNGIFEDTESGTPQGGVISPLLANIALDGMARLIEELYPKRKGQKVKATLIRYADDFVVISPEIEIINQCKIALENWLKFVGLELKPEKTKICHTLREIEVNGEKVTPGFDFLGFTIRQYPVGKYKSGKTGGANSRLIGHKTHIKPSAKAIKAHSEALKGVIKNHKTAPQAALISRLNPIIRGWSNYYSGVVSMETFNQMDHNIWQQLRAWTVSRCGQANLEKLRKYFHKVTVKIGNGKERNEKWLFQAKDGLSLWKHSYTQITRHTLVKPEASPYDGNWSYWATRRGTSLEVPMRVAKLLKKHSGRCSRCGQYFAMEDLMEVDHIQPLSMGGKDEYRNLQLLHRHCHDKKTAEDMQNVKSYQ, encoded by the coding sequence ATGACAGTAGCAATGAATACGGTTAAAACGAGTTTAAAGACTACGGAAACATGGAACGCAATTCCTTGGACAAAAGTTCAAAGAAAAGTATTTAAGTTGCAAAAACGTATTTTCCAAGCGGCTAAATCGGGACAGGATGCCAAAGCAAGAAGGTTGCAAAAACTTCTAACTTCATCATACTACGCTAGGCTCTTAGCGGTCAGGAAAGTGACCCAAGATAACCAAGGCAAGAAGACGGCAGGGATAGATGGTGTAAAATCCTTAAAACCCAAACAACGTCTCGAACTTGCTAAGGACCTTGGTAAACACTCTAAAGCCAAAGCACTCAGAAGGGTTTGGATTCCCAAACCAGGACGTGATGAAAAGCGCCCATTGGGTATCCCAATCATTAGAGATAGAGCCGAGCAAGCCTTGGTTAAACAAGCCTTAGAACCCGAATGGGAAGCTAGGTTTGAAGGGACGAGCTATGGGTTTCGACCCGGACGCTCTGCTCACGACGCAATAGGTCGTATCTACGCATCCATAAATCAGGGCAGTTACTATGTCCTAGATGCAGATATAACCAAATGCTTCGACAAGATTAACCATGAATACCTACTGTCCAAATTAGATTGTTGTTTACAACACCGTCGCCAAATCAAACAATGGTTAAAGGCAGGGGTAGTGGATAATGGCATATTTGAGGATACTGAAAGCGGGACACCTCAAGGAGGGGTAATAAGTCCACTCCTGGCCAACATTGCATTGGATGGAATGGCCAGGTTAATCGAAGAACTGTATCCAAAAAGGAAAGGTCAGAAAGTCAAGGCCACCTTAATCAGATATGCTGATGATTTCGTAGTAATCTCACCAGAGATTGAAATCATCAATCAATGCAAGATAGCTTTGGAAAACTGGCTAAAGTTTGTAGGACTTGAGCTTAAACCTGAAAAGACCAAAATATGCCACACACTTAGAGAAATCGAAGTAAATGGAGAAAAGGTCACACCAGGATTTGATTTTCTCGGATTTACCATCAGGCAATATCCAGTAGGTAAATACAAGTCCGGGAAAACAGGAGGCGCAAACAGCAGACTAATCGGGCATAAAACCCATATCAAGCCAAGCGCCAAAGCAATCAAAGCCCACAGTGAAGCGCTAAAGGGTGTCATCAAAAATCATAAAACTGCACCCCAAGCGGCTCTGATAAGTAGACTAAACCCAATCATCAGAGGGTGGAGTAATTACTACTCAGGAGTAGTTTCAATGGAAACCTTCAACCAAATGGACCATAATATTTGGCAACAATTGAGGGCATGGACAGTATCAAGATGCGGTCAGGCAAACCTTGAAAAGCTGAGAAAATATTTCCATAAGGTCACGGTTAAAATCGGAAACGGAAAGGAAAGAAATGAGAAGTGGCTGTTTCAAGCAAAAGACGGATTAAGTCTCTGGAAACACTCCTATACTCAAATTACAAGGCATACATTGGTCAAGCCAGAAGCATCCCCGTATGACGGAAATTGGAGTTATTGGGCAACTAGAAGAGGAACCTCATTAGAAGTTCCAATGCGAGTAGCAAAATTGCTTAAAAAGCACTCAGGCCGATGTTCACGTTGCGGACAATATTTCGCAATGGAAGACTTGATGGAGGTTGACCACATCCAGCCACTCTCAATGGGAGGTAAAGATGAATACCGAAATCTACAGTTATTGCATCGGCACTGTCACGATAAAAAGACGGCTGAAGATATGCAGAACGTCAAGTCGTACCAATGA
- a CDS encoding molybdenum cofactor guanylyltransferase — MMSESSPSNPQLAALILAGGKSSRMGEDKAQILWEGKPLLQRVCEVACHCASQVYYITPWPERYESMLSPEHLSGRTVQALPETDHKKGPLGALSEGLSQIEAEWVLLLACDLPLLDPAIVQQWATQLPHLPPESLALVPKQGTLWHPMCGFYRRSALEPLRQFLEEGGRSFQRWLPQIGATPLEVGTAEFRMLRNFNTPGDLHAPSPE; from the coding sequence ATGATGAGCGAATCCAGTCCCAGCAATCCCCAACTCGCAGCCCTTATCCTCGCGGGAGGCAAAAGTTCTCGCATGGGGGAAGATAAAGCGCAAATCCTTTGGGAGGGGAAGCCCCTACTCCAGCGCGTCTGTGAAGTGGCCTGTCACTGTGCATCCCAGGTTTATTACATCACCCCTTGGCCGGAACGGTATGAGTCCATGCTGAGTCCGGAACATCTCTCGGGACGGACGGTCCAGGCTTTGCCAGAGACGGATCACAAAAAGGGTCCTTTAGGGGCTCTTTCGGAAGGGTTGAGTCAGATTGAGGCGGAGTGGGTGTTGTTGTTAGCCTGTGATTTACCGTTATTAGATCCGGCGATCGTCCAACAGTGGGCCACTCAACTGCCCCATTTACCCCCAGAGAGTCTGGCCCTTGTGCCAAAGCAGGGAACCCTTTGGCATCCGATGTGTGGATTTTACCGGCGATCGGCTTTAGAACCATTGCGGCAGTTTCTGGAGGAAGGGGGGCGATCGTTTCAACGGTGGTTACCCCAGATTGGGGCTACTCCCCTGGAGGTAGGCACTGCGGAATTCCGGATGTTGAGAAATTTTAATACCCCTGGGGATTTGCACGCCCCTAGTCCGGAGTAG
- a CDS encoding HEAT repeat domain-containing protein gives MPPTLSNLLEQANEAAKQEDWQFVTQCLEKLATTPGTARVESLPVSTEEPNGRSPHLNPSSLLGLADQVLEYGDFQQRWEVAKVFPRLGTEAIAPLLEILADPDAEVELRWFAGRILAEFNSPEAIAALIELLNTQEEEELSSMAATALAQMGEPAIAALTEQLADSTSRALAVRSLGKIHNPQIIEPLLSVVSDRDPQVRAEAVAALNSYDDPRIPLVLVESIHDFHASVRREATIGLGLCAMRPSYKNDTQGIYKAIASEIEELLRERLWDFNPKVAHQAAISLGRVATPKAAACLNEILDSPSAPIPLQINAVRALAWMGTLEALEYLETALVSPEKNSSSPEVIAEIVSLLGRIEVPQLKPKAAQMLTELLNRKPKVAGRDSMRREQAIASGLGYLGQKTSIAPLIQLLATSEPGVRFHAIAALKKIAPDQAYLQLLDLCDQPTASPSLQQGVAIALEEWVKS, from the coding sequence ATGCCCCCAACTCTCTCTAATCTGTTAGAACAAGCTAACGAAGCCGCAAAACAAGAAGATTGGCAATTCGTGACCCAATGTTTGGAAAAACTAGCCACAACCCCAGGGACAGCTAGAGTCGAGTCTCTACCTGTCTCAACCGAAGAACCGAATGGGCGATCGCCCCATCTGAATCCCTCCTCCCTACTCGGTTTGGCGGATCAAGTCTTAGAATACGGTGATTTTCAACAACGATGGGAAGTCGCGAAAGTATTTCCCCGTTTGGGAACTGAGGCGATCGCCCCTCTGTTAGAGATTCTGGCTGATCCCGATGCAGAAGTGGAATTGCGATGGTTTGCGGGTCGAATCCTGGCGGAGTTCAATAGCCCCGAGGCGATCGCGGCCTTGATTGAATTACTCAATACTCAGGAAGAAGAAGAATTAAGCTCTATGGCAGCTACGGCACTGGCGCAAATGGGCGAACCGGCGATCGCGGCTTTAACTGAGCAGTTAGCCGACTCCACCTCCCGAGCATTAGCCGTGCGCTCTTTAGGGAAAATCCACAATCCCCAAATTATCGAACCCCTCTTGAGTGTGGTCAGCGATCGCGATCCCCAAGTGCGCGCTGAGGCAGTCGCCGCCTTGAATAGCTATGATGACCCGCGCATCCCCCTGGTCCTGGTGGAATCCATCCATGACTTCCATGCCTCGGTCCGTCGGGAAGCCACCATTGGCTTAGGATTATGCGCCATGCGACCCTCTTATAAAAATGATACCCAGGGCATCTACAAAGCGATCGCCTCGGAAATTGAGGAACTCCTGCGGGAGCGTTTGTGGGACTTTAACCCTAAAGTTGCCCATCAGGCAGCGATTTCCCTGGGACGGGTGGCAACGCCGAAAGCCGCAGCTTGTCTCAATGAAATTCTCGACTCTCCATCTGCCCCCATTCCCTTACAAATTAATGCGGTTCGCGCCTTAGCTTGGATGGGAACTCTCGAAGCCTTGGAGTATTTAGAAACCGCATTAGTCAGCCCAGAAAAGAATAGTTCTAGTCCCGAGGTGATTGCAGAAATTGTCTCCTTACTGGGGCGGATCGAAGTGCCACAGTTGAAGCCCAAAGCGGCGCAGATGCTGACCGAACTGTTAAACCGCAAGCCAAAAGTAGCCGGGAGAGACTCGATGCGGAGGGAACAAGCGATCGCCTCGGGGTTGGGTTATCTCGGACAAAAAACCAGCATAGCGCCACTGATTCAACTATTAGCCACCTCCGAGCCTGGGGTCCGGTTTCATGCGATCGCCGCCCTGAAAAAGATTGCGCCGGATCAAGCCTATCTGCAACTGCTGGATCTGTGCGATCAACCCACTGCCAGTCCCTCTCTCCAACAAGGGGTGGCGATCGCCTTGGAAGAATGGGTAAAAAGTTAG
- a CDS encoding response regulator transcription factor translates to MPRILVIDDDPAISELVAVNLEMAGYEVSQAEDGIKGQALALQLIPDLIMLDLMLPRVDGFTVCQRLRRDERTADIPVLMLTALGQTHDKVEGFNAGADDYLTKPFEVEEMLARVRALLRRTDRIPQAAKHAEILNYGPLTLVPERFEAIWFDRSVKLTHLEFELLHCLLQRHGQTVSPSEILKEVWGYDPDDDIETIRVHVRHLRTKLEPDPRHPRYIKTVYGAGYCLELPNTAPANENPQAV, encoded by the coding sequence ATGCCCCGGATACTCGTCATTGACGATGACCCTGCAATCTCGGAATTAGTCGCCGTTAATCTGGAGATGGCTGGCTATGAAGTCAGTCAAGCCGAAGATGGCATCAAAGGTCAAGCGCTTGCGCTGCAACTGATCCCCGATTTAATCATGCTCGATTTGATGCTGCCTCGGGTGGATGGATTCACCGTATGTCAACGGCTTCGTCGTGATGAGCGTACAGCCGATATACCCGTCCTGATGCTGACAGCTTTAGGTCAAACCCATGATAAGGTCGAAGGTTTCAATGCAGGCGCTGATGATTACCTGACTAAACCCTTTGAAGTTGAAGAAATGCTTGCACGGGTGAGAGCCTTGTTGCGACGCACCGATCGCATTCCCCAAGCCGCCAAACACGCGGAGATTCTCAACTATGGACCCCTGACCCTCGTCCCAGAACGCTTTGAAGCCATTTGGTTTGATCGCAGCGTCAAGCTGACTCATTTGGAATTTGAACTGTTGCACTGCTTGTTGCAACGTCACGGCCAAACGGTCTCTCCCAGTGAAATTCTCAAAGAAGTATGGGGATATGACCCCGATGATGATATCGAAACGATCCGGGTTCATGTTAGACATCTAAGGACGAAACTCGAACCCGATCCTCGACATCCTCGCTACATTAAAACGGTTTATGGTGCCGGTTAT
- a CDS encoding anthranilate phosphoribosyltransferase family protein, with protein sequence MSTVFREFVKKVGSGPHTSQNLSRTEAADAMRMMLLGEATPAQIGAFLIAHRIKRPTGEELAGMLDAYDEIGPKLGAIATSSPVMVWGCPYDGRSRTAPVTVLSAILLASYGQPILLHGGDRMPTKYGIPFVEIWDTLGVNWRTLELKQVHSVLQATGVGFVYLPKQFPEAASLVPYRDQLGKRPPVATLELIWSPYAGDRHLVAGFVHPPTELMFRDALGLRGDSRLTTVKGLEGSCDLPRERTAIIGYSNPSETSPPPAASESDPPHADPFARLLLHPRDYGFTPENVPFQSEAFPAQMQGVLQGEPSELMESAVWSGGFYLWHCGVAGDLSSGITQAREGFKSGRVAAKLQEITQAVSSRSVLD encoded by the coding sequence ATGAGTACAGTGTTCAGAGAATTTGTTAAGAAAGTCGGCAGTGGTCCCCACACCAGCCAAAACCTCTCCCGCACAGAAGCAGCCGACGCAATGCGGATGATGCTTCTGGGTGAAGCGACCCCGGCACAAATCGGTGCATTTTTGATCGCTCATCGCATCAAGCGTCCGACGGGGGAAGAATTGGCGGGGATGCTGGATGCCTATGACGAAATCGGGCCGAAACTCGGAGCGATCGCCACCTCATCCCCGGTGATGGTTTGGGGATGTCCCTATGATGGGCGATCGCGAACTGCACCTGTCACCGTTCTCAGTGCCATCCTCCTCGCCAGTTACGGTCAACCTATACTCCTCCACGGCGGAGATCGAATGCCGACTAAGTACGGTATCCCTTTTGTGGAGATTTGGGATACCTTGGGGGTAAACTGGCGAACCCTTGAACTCAAACAAGTCCACTCTGTCTTGCAAGCAACGGGAGTGGGATTTGTCTATCTTCCCAAACAGTTTCCCGAGGCGGCAAGTCTGGTTCCCTACCGGGATCAACTGGGGAAACGACCCCCAGTCGCCACCTTAGAACTGATTTGGTCTCCCTATGCAGGCGATCGCCATCTCGTCGCCGGGTTCGTCCATCCCCCCACTGAACTGATGTTTCGCGATGCTTTAGGATTACGGGGGGACTCCCGCTTGACCACGGTCAAAGGATTAGAAGGCAGTTGCGATTTACCTCGCGAACGCACCGCCATTATCGGATATAGCAATCCCTCCGAGACTTCCCCCCCACCTGCTGCCTCCGAGTCTGACCCTCCCCATGCCGACCCGTTCGCGCGCCTGCTTCTGCATCCTCGGGACTACGGATTTACCCCGGAAAATGTCCCGTTCCAATCCGAGGCATTCCCGGCCCAAATGCAAGGAGTCCTCCAGGGTGAACCTAGCGAACTCATGGAGTCTGCTGTGTGGAGTGGCGGGTTTTACCTCTGGCATTGTGGGGTTGCGGGGGACCTCAGCAGCGGCATTACTCAAGCACGGGAAGGGTTTAAGAGTGGTCGAGTTGCTGCTAAACTCCAGGAAATTACTCAAGCGGTGAGTTCGCGATCGGTTTTGGATTAG
- a CDS encoding serine/threonine protein kinase — protein MSYCINPNCIQRENPDTESHCGNCGSPLLICDRYRIKTPLRDPNPAYPCDIYEVQDWGEQEWGTPKVMKVLKFTTQPDFVRLFKQEARVLIWLRHPRIPQVEPGGYFILTLGDRKSLQGFVMEKKAGTTLEEQIEKQGPISETIAGNWLAQLMEIISTIHREGLVHRDIKPSNLILTPDGQVQLIDFGSVADHHNRSTRVGTSGYAPPEQLLGDTQPQSDFFAIARTCLYALTGLTPLDFPETPQGHLIWRSHLPNLTDELAQLLDDLMAPDWHSRPQTAQAILTRLNSFASEIGE, from the coding sequence GTGAGTTACTGTATTAATCCCAACTGCATCCAGCGGGAAAATCCGGATACCGAGAGTCACTGCGGCAACTGCGGTTCTCCCTTGCTAATTTGCGATCGCTATCGCATCAAAACCCCCTTGCGAGACCCAAATCCCGCTTATCCCTGCGATATCTATGAAGTCCAGGATTGGGGAGAACAGGAATGGGGAACCCCCAAGGTGATGAAAGTCCTTAAATTTACCACTCAGCCTGATTTTGTCCGCTTGTTTAAGCAAGAGGCGCGAGTTTTAATCTGGTTGCGACATCCGAGGATTCCCCAGGTAGAACCAGGGGGATATTTTATCCTCACCCTTGGCGATCGCAAATCTCTCCAGGGCTTTGTCATGGAAAAAAAAGCCGGAACAACCCTAGAAGAACAGATTGAGAAACAGGGTCCTATTTCTGAAACCATCGCAGGCAACTGGTTAGCACAGTTGATGGAAATTATCAGTACAATTCATCGCGAAGGGTTGGTGCATCGAGATATTAAACCCAGCAATCTGATTCTCACACCCGATGGACAAGTACAACTCATTGATTTTGGCAGTGTCGCCGATCACCACAATCGAAGTACCCGGGTGGGAACTTCGGGTTATGCGCCACCGGAACAACTCCTCGGAGATACCCAACCGCAATCGGATTTTTTTGCGATCGCCCGGACCTGTTTATATGCCTTAACCGGCTTAACCCCCCTCGACTTTCCCGAAACCCCTCAAGGACATCTGATCTGGCGCAGTCACCTTCCAAATCTCACCGATGAGTTGGCACAGTTACTCGATGACTTGATGGCACCCGACTGGCACAGTCGCCCCCAAACGGCACAAGCTATTTTAACCCGTTTAAACTCGTTTGCATCAGAAATTGGAGAGTAG
- a CDS encoding iron uptake porin, producing the protein MVSQLSSIFILTTPLLLGFNLLGIRAVAGEPVPLNPASTPVSEPVAGELNLDLFNPEPPAIVPPSLENLGDEATNLIQQIEFYSQADLDFGPLEQVNSVSELTDVSPTDWAFQALQNLASQYNCLLGYGDSTFQGNRAMTRYEFATSLNACLEVITSRISELDLNTGDLDLLTRLTQDFSAELATLRSRVDNLELRTAEIEANQFSATTKLAGEAAFILADAFTDDADPEAVLSSRVRLNFVTSFTGRDNLFTRLEMGNIGNSFQPVLGTNEGRFAFDGANNNTVTLNRLHYFFPVGDNLSVRIFANAGGHQFYANTLNPFLESGGGATGALSRFAERNPIYRFTLGGSGLGVKYTPVNNLEINVGYLAGEAKTPISGAGLFNGNYSALGQIVFGSRFQVGLTYIHAYEGTSAPRFGYGGTGTNLGNLSPAALNPLSPSLRATPVVSNSYSVDTSFRITPNLIVGGWIAKTDAELIGVGDADIWNYAATVVLPDLGTPGSFASLIIGAEPHLTALDVPGNPDFSKDTPFHIEGFYKYQITPNISLTPGVIWLTSPNQNNDNSDVFIGTFRTTFTF; encoded by the coding sequence ATGGTGTCTCAACTCTCGTCAATCTTCATCCTGACTACCCCTCTGCTGTTGGGGTTCAACTTACTAGGCATCCGGGCGGTTGCGGGTGAACCCGTCCCCTTAAATCCTGCCTCTACCCCAGTCAGCGAACCTGTCGCCGGGGAACTCAACCTGGATCTATTCAACCCAGAACCCCCGGCGATCGTCCCCCCTTCCCTGGAAAATCTTGGGGATGAGGCGACTAACCTCATTCAACAAATTGAGTTCTATTCCCAAGCCGATTTAGATTTCGGTCCTTTAGAGCAAGTCAACTCAGTTTCCGAACTCACCGACGTCAGTCCCACAGACTGGGCTTTCCAAGCTCTCCAGAACCTAGCCTCCCAGTACAATTGTCTTTTGGGATATGGCGATAGCACTTTTCAGGGCAATCGGGCAATGACCCGCTATGAATTTGCCACCAGTTTAAACGCCTGTCTCGAAGTCATCACCAGTCGCATCAGTGAACTCGACTTAAACACCGGCGATCTTGACCTACTCACTCGCTTAACCCAGGACTTTTCTGCGGAACTTGCTACCCTCCGCAGTCGCGTAGACAACCTCGAACTGCGAACCGCTGAAATCGAAGCCAATCAGTTCTCCGCCACCACGAAACTCGCCGGTGAAGCCGCTTTCATCCTCGCCGATGCCTTTACAGACGATGCCGACCCGGAAGCCGTCTTAAGTAGTCGCGTTCGCCTCAACTTCGTCACCAGTTTTACCGGACGAGATAACCTCTTTACTCGCCTAGAAATGGGCAATATCGGCAACTCCTTTCAACCTGTCTTAGGGACGAATGAAGGGCGTTTTGCCTTTGATGGTGCGAACAACAACACCGTTACCCTCAACCGCTTGCACTATTTCTTTCCCGTCGGCGACAACTTAAGCGTCAGGATTTTCGCCAATGCCGGAGGTCATCAATTTTATGCCAATACCCTCAACCCCTTCTTAGAATCCGGTGGCGGTGCCACTGGCGCATTATCCCGCTTCGCCGAACGCAATCCAATTTATCGCTTTACCCTGGGCGGTTCCGGTTTAGGTGTTAAATATACCCCGGTCAATAATTTAGAAATTAACGTCGGTTACTTAGCCGGTGAAGCCAAAACTCCCATATCAGGAGCCGGTTTATTTAATGGCAACTATTCTGCCCTCGGACAGATTGTTTTTGGCAGCCGATTTCAGGTAGGTTTGACATACATTCATGCTTATGAAGGAACCTCTGCTCCCCGATTTGGTTACGGTGGAACTGGCACAAATTTAGGGAATCTTTCCCCGGCAGCGCTGAATCCCCTCAGTCCCTCCTTGCGAGCAACCCCGGTCGTTAGCAATTCCTACAGTGTCGATACGTCCTTCCGAATTACTCCGAATTTAATTGTCGGTGGGTGGATTGCTAAAACCGATGCGGAACTGATTGGAGTGGGAGATGCTGATATTTGGAATTATGCGGCTACCGTGGTTTTACCGGATTTAGGAACTCCCGGGTCTTTTGCCAGCTTAATTATCGGGGCAGAACCCCATTTAACGGCGCTAGATGTACCCGGCAATCCTGATTTTTCTAAAGATACTCCCTTTCATATTGAAGGGTTTTATAAGTATCAAATAACTCCCAATATTTCTCTAACTCCCGGGGTAATTTGGTTGACGTCTCCCAATCAAAATAACGATAACAGTGATGTTTTCATCGGGACATTCCGAACCACATTTACGTTTTAA